In one window of Poriferisphaera corsica DNA:
- the alaS gene encoding alanine--tRNA ligase, which produces MPTTHPTSSQIRQQFIDYFVDKAAHTAVPSSPVVPHDDPTLLFTNAGMNQFKDVFLGTGSREYTRAVDTQKCIRAGGKHNDLDDVGKDSYHHTFFEMLGNWSFGDYFKQEAIDWAWDLLVNVWGLDPKRLYATYFEGDASENLEPDHEARDMWLKYLPKDHVQPGNKKDNFWEMGDTGPCGPCSELHYDRSPDYSGANLVNADAQDIVVEIWNLVFIQYNRNQDASLTPLPAKHVDTGMGFERIVRVLQGKDSNYDTDVFTPYFKAIQKITGAPPYKNGEETLSDPTDIAYRVIADHIRTLTFSLADGAHCGNDGRSYVLRSILRRAVKFGDVDLGAKKPFFYKLVDTVVEQMGDFFPELKANTQDIKAELKDEEISFRKTLARGIDLFEHQIREEGSIFVGKDKNKIGFAEIAVQDRVGTKIGTPGTEDYKYIIWNFSSFPSDCRPVLTADFAFKLHDTYGFPIGLTQLMAKERGMTVDTDGFNRLMEEARIRSRAGGDSADERASLNDIIQHTKLNDTKFKGYDATELNNIQTSITIFKLESHAFKPLTAGQGVSAGDRVAIVLDQTPFYAEAGGQVGDTGAIQIIDGARIFVEDTTKLGNVYFHLGEVTDGQLANTTGDTKIEVSLAVDEDRRALIMNNHTTTHLMNRALRDHVNPDTMQKGSLVDEEKLRFDFLNKSSLTTEQLTAVESAVNADIAADLPVFTEYAPQEDALKINGLRAVFGEKYPPTVRVVSVGAQVADLLANPDSNDWATMSIEFCGGTHLPSTGAAKTFTIISEDASSKGIRRITALTGNLAAKAQAEAAELQTELDNLTASADKADPDTLAKNLTALSNTITDKQLPAVSRTQLRDSIESLQKKLRKLQKKQSQQAAGAIADVAKQVAADSTGPIITHNFEGAGANDLRTAMDTIRAHHPDAALFLTGSSGSKVALLASVPKDLIASGLKAGDWVKHVAPIVGGGGGGRPDMAQAGGKDASKLPEAIEAATAFANKKLG; this is translated from the coding sequence ATGCCCACCACACACCCAACCAGCAGCCAAATCCGTCAGCAGTTCATCGACTACTTCGTCGATAAAGCCGCCCACACCGCTGTCCCCTCCTCACCCGTCGTCCCCCACGACGATCCAACCCTCCTCTTCACCAATGCCGGCATGAACCAGTTCAAGGACGTCTTCCTCGGCACAGGCTCCCGCGAATACACCCGCGCCGTCGATACCCAAAAGTGCATCCGTGCAGGCGGCAAGCACAACGACCTCGACGACGTCGGCAAAGACTCCTATCACCACACCTTCTTCGAAATGCTCGGCAACTGGTCCTTCGGCGACTACTTCAAACAAGAAGCCATCGACTGGGCATGGGATCTACTCGTCAACGTCTGGGGTCTCGATCCCAAACGCCTCTACGCCACCTATTTTGAAGGCGATGCCTCCGAAAACCTCGAACCAGATCACGAAGCCCGCGACATGTGGCTCAAGTACTTGCCCAAAGACCACGTCCAGCCCGGCAACAAAAAAGACAACTTCTGGGAAATGGGCGACACCGGCCCCTGCGGCCCATGCTCCGAACTGCACTACGATCGTTCACCCGACTACTCCGGCGCCAACCTAGTCAACGCTGACGCCCAAGACATCGTTGTTGAAATCTGGAACCTCGTCTTCATCCAGTACAACCGCAATCAAGACGCATCCCTCACACCACTCCCCGCCAAGCACGTCGACACCGGCATGGGCTTCGAACGAATCGTCCGTGTCCTACAAGGCAAAGACTCCAACTACGACACCGATGTCTTCACCCCATACTTCAAAGCCATCCAAAAAATCACCGGCGCCCCCCCCTATAAAAACGGCGAGGAAACACTTTCCGATCCCACCGACATCGCATACCGCGTTATCGCCGACCACATCCGCACGCTCACCTTCTCACTCGCAGACGGCGCACACTGCGGCAACGACGGTCGTTCATACGTCCTTCGCTCAATCCTTCGCCGTGCAGTCAAATTCGGCGACGTCGATCTCGGTGCAAAGAAACCCTTCTTCTACAAACTCGTCGACACCGTCGTCGAACAGATGGGCGACTTCTTCCCAGAACTCAAAGCCAACACCCAAGACATCAAAGCCGAACTCAAAGACGAAGAAATCTCCTTCCGCAAAACCTTAGCTCGCGGTATTGATTTGTTTGAACATCAGATTCGCGAAGAAGGTTCGATATTTGTCGGTAAAGACAAAAACAAAATCGGATTTGCTGAAATAGCAGTACAAGATAGAGTCGGCACTAAAATTGGTACCCCAGGCACTGAAGATTACAAGTACATTATCTGGAATTTCTCATCATTCCCGAGTGATTGCAGACCAGTACTTACCGCAGATTTTGCATTTAAGCTTCACGACACCTACGGCTTCCCAATCGGCCTCACCCAGCTTATGGCCAAAGAGCGCGGCATGACCGTCGACACTGACGGCTTCAACCGCCTCATGGAGGAAGCACGCATCCGCTCACGCGCAGGCGGCGATTCCGCCGACGAACGCGCATCCCTCAACGACATCATTCAGCACACCAAGCTCAACGACACAAAATTCAAAGGCTACGACGCCACTGAACTCAACAATATTCAAACCTCGATCACCATCTTCAAACTCGAATCTCACGCATTCAAGCCCCTGACCGCCGGTCAGGGGGTGTCTGCAGGTGATCGCGTTGCGATCGTTCTCGACCAAACCCCCTTCTACGCAGAAGCAGGTGGCCAAGTCGGCGACACCGGCGCCATCCAAATTATCGATGGAGCTCGCATCTTCGTCGAAGACACAACCAAACTCGGCAACGTCTACTTCCACCTCGGCGAAGTCACCGACGGCCAACTCGCCAACACCACCGGCGATACCAAAATCGAAGTCTCACTCGCAGTCGACGAAGATCGCCGCGCCCTCATCATGAATAATCACACCACCACTCACCTCATGAACCGCGCGCTCCGCGATCATGTTAATCCAGACACCATGCAGAAGGGTTCTCTTGTTGATGAAGAAAAGCTCCGTTTCGACTTCCTCAACAAATCCTCTCTGACGACAGAGCAACTCACAGCCGTCGAGTCAGCCGTCAACGCCGATATCGCCGCCGATCTCCCCGTATTTACCGAGTACGCCCCTCAGGAAGACGCCCTGAAAATCAACGGCCTCCGCGCCGTCTTCGGCGAAAAATATCCGCCAACCGTTCGTGTCGTTTCCGTCGGCGCTCAAGTTGCAGATCTGCTCGCAAATCCAGATTCAAATGATTGGGCAACCATGTCAATCGAATTCTGTGGCGGCACGCATCTCCCTTCAACAGGCGCAGCCAAAACCTTCACGATCATTTCTGAAGACGCCTCTTCCAAAGGCATCCGCCGTATCACTGCCCTCACCGGCAACCTCGCCGCCAAAGCTCAAGCCGAAGCCGCCGAACTCCAAACCGAGCTCGACAATCTCACCGCTTCCGCAGATAAAGCCGACCCCGATACACTTGCTAAAAATCTCACTGCACTCAGCAACACCATCACTGACAAACAGCTCCCCGCTGTATCACGCACGCAACTCCGCGATAGCATCGAGTCACTGCAAAAGAAACTCCGCAAACTTCAGAAAAAGCAGTCGCAACAAGCCGCTGGCGCTATCGCCGACGTCGCCAAGCAAGTCGCCGCCGACAGCACCGGCCCGATCATCACCCACAACTTCGAGGGGGCAGGGGCCAACGATCTTCGCACCGCGATGGACACCATTCGTGCCCATCATCCCGATGCCGCCCTCTTCCTCACCGGATCCAGCGGCAGCAAAGTGGCACTCCTCGCTTCTGTCCCCAAAGACCTCATCGCTTCAGGACTTAAAGCTGGTGACTGGGTTAAGCACGTCGCGCCAATCGTCGGTGGCGGTGGTGGCGGCCGACCAGACATGGCGCAAGCAGGTGGCAAAGACGCATCTAAACTCCCAGAAGCCATCGAGGCAGCAACCGCTTTTGCAAACAAAAAATTAGGCTAA
- a CDS encoding glycosyltransferase family 4 protein encodes MRAAIITETFPPEINGVALTVSKIVEGLLDRHHEIEIIRPKQHKGDIPSVSGHLEQVTVPGLPLPKYNGLKFGLPARRKLLNRWRYRRPDIVHIATEGPLGLTALWAAKRLEIPISSTFHTNFQTYTKHYGYAFLHQAAIKYLRYFHNATQATIVPSYDMRNILAKEHFLNLHVVGRGVDTNLFNPEQRNDHLRKSWGAADNEIVFICVSRIAEEKNIPVVIQTFQQISQVNLNAKLVLVGDGPARKTLQKRYPNVIFVGMKRDQELAQHYASADVFLFASNTETFGNVITEALASGLAVVAYNYAATSMHITHNHNGLAPELDNTEQFTSESFRLASNPELIQTLRQNAAKYALQLSWSSIVNQIENIFNSVIATETKSQAKHISPKHRPLPDDPQSCIKPIK; translated from the coding sequence ATGAGAGCGGCAATAATTACCGAAACTTTTCCGCCTGAAATCAATGGCGTTGCGCTGACGGTTAGCAAAATTGTCGAAGGCTTACTCGATAGACATCATGAGATCGAGATCATTCGGCCTAAGCAACATAAAGGCGATATCCCATCGGTTTCAGGTCATCTCGAACAGGTCACTGTCCCTGGCCTTCCGTTGCCTAAATACAACGGCTTAAAATTTGGCCTTCCAGCTCGACGTAAGCTCCTAAATCGTTGGCGTTATCGTCGCCCCGATATTGTGCATATTGCTACAGAAGGTCCTCTCGGATTGACCGCGCTGTGGGCTGCAAAGAGATTAGAAATCCCAATATCCTCGACCTTCCATACGAATTTCCAAACCTACACCAAGCACTATGGCTACGCCTTCCTTCATCAAGCAGCGATTAAATATCTTCGCTACTTTCATAATGCTACTCAAGCCACCATTGTTCCTTCCTATGACATGCGGAATATTTTGGCAAAAGAACATTTTCTCAACTTGCATGTTGTCGGCCGTGGTGTTGATACCAATCTTTTTAACCCAGAACAACGTAACGATCATCTCCGCAAATCATGGGGAGCGGCAGATAATGAAATTGTTTTTATATGCGTAAGCCGCATCGCAGAAGAAAAGAATATTCCGGTTGTAATCCAAACATTCCAACAAATATCCCAAGTAAATCTCAATGCCAAACTCGTACTTGTTGGGGATGGGCCAGCTAGAAAAACGCTTCAGAAAAGATACCCAAACGTGATATTTGTGGGCATGAAACGAGACCAGGAACTCGCTCAACACTACGCATCAGCCGATGTGTTTCTCTTTGCGTCAAATACCGAAACCTTCGGAAACGTTATCACAGAAGCCCTCGCATCAGGCCTCGCCGTCGTTGCCTATAACTATGCGGCAACATCAATGCACATCACACACAACCACAACGGCCTTGCTCCCGAATTAGATAACACCGAACAATTCACCTCAGAATCATTCCGGCTTGCCTCGAATCCTGAGCTAATACAAACGTTAAGACAAAACGCAGCCAAGTATGCCTTACAACTAAGCTGGTCATCGATCGTCAATCAAATAGAAAATATTTTTAACTCTGTGATCGCGACTGAAACCAAATCGCAAGCAAAACACATTTCACCAAAGCATCGGCCACTACCCGATGATCCTCAATCGTGCATTAAACCTATAAAATAA
- a CDS encoding glycoside hydrolase family 57 protein, giving the protein MASVCFYFQVHQPPRLKRYSIFDSGDQYFDDARNREILRKVAHRSYMPTLKLLGELIHKHDGQFRVSFSLTGCVIDQLRRFAPEVLEEFKKLAETGCVEFLAETYHHSLSFLYSKQEFLEQVELHLELIDEIFGQRPTIFRNTELIYNNELASFIADTHLFRGIIAEGTEKILNGRSPNHIFDPPDEIDIALLLKNYRLSDDIAYRFSNQSWPQWPLTAEKFAGWINKMNDVEGRMCNLFMDIETFGEHQWENSGIFDFMRKLPSAVIALGDDFKTPGECLDWYDSSDIFDSEEIISWADSERDITAWNGNAMQGSALAEIYGLEKAVKKTGDPSIIEDWRKLTCSDHFYYMCTKYFDDGAVHKYFSPYDSPYDGYINFMNVLDNLKTRLPSDEK; this is encoded by the coding sequence ATGGCTTCAGTTTGTTTCTACTTTCAAGTGCATCAGCCGCCAAGGCTGAAACGATACAGCATTTTCGATTCGGGAGATCAGTATTTTGATGATGCTCGCAATCGCGAGATTTTGCGTAAGGTTGCGCATCGTTCGTATATGCCGACGCTGAAGCTGTTGGGCGAGTTGATCCATAAGCATGATGGACAATTTCGAGTGTCTTTTTCACTGACCGGGTGTGTGATCGATCAGCTTAGGCGGTTTGCCCCCGAGGTGCTGGAGGAATTCAAGAAGCTGGCTGAGACGGGGTGTGTGGAATTTTTAGCAGAGACATATCATCACAGTTTGAGCTTTTTGTATAGCAAGCAGGAATTTCTGGAGCAGGTTGAGCTGCATCTGGAGTTGATCGATGAGATCTTTGGGCAGCGGCCAACGATCTTCCGAAATACCGAGTTGATTTACAATAATGAATTGGCGTCGTTTATTGCAGATACGCATTTGTTTAGAGGAATCATCGCAGAGGGGACTGAGAAGATTTTGAATGGTAGAAGTCCGAATCATATCTTTGATCCGCCTGATGAGATTGATATCGCGCTGTTGTTGAAAAATTATCGATTGAGTGATGATATTGCCTATCGTTTTTCGAATCAGAGTTGGCCGCAATGGCCATTGACGGCTGAGAAGTTTGCGGGGTGGATTAATAAGATGAACGATGTTGAGGGGCGAATGTGTAATCTGTTCATGGATATCGAAACGTTTGGCGAGCATCAATGGGAAAACAGCGGAATTTTTGATTTTATGCGCAAGTTGCCAAGCGCGGTGATTGCTTTAGGCGATGATTTTAAGACGCCGGGTGAGTGTTTGGATTGGTATGACTCGTCGGATATTTTTGATAGTGAAGAGATTATATCTTGGGCTGATAGCGAGCGGGATATTACGGCGTGGAATGGAAATGCGATGCAGGGGAGCGCATTAGCTGAAATATATGGCCTGGAAAAAGCGGTAAAGAAAACGGGTGATCCATCGATTATTGAAGATTGGCGTAAGTTAACGTGTAGTGATCATTTCTATTACATGTGTACTAAGTATTTTGATGATGGTGCGGTGCATAAGTATTTCAGCCCGTATGATTCACCTTATGACGGATATATCAATTTCATGAATGTGTTGGATAATCTCAAAACACGTTTACCATCGGATGAAAAATAA